The Elaeis guineensis isolate ETL-2024a chromosome 13, EG11, whole genome shotgun sequence genome includes a region encoding these proteins:
- the LOC105060857 gene encoding tuliposide A-converting enzyme 2, chloroplastic translates to MDPDTEIQFEFFPFIRQYKSGRTERFFPIDKVPPAVDPDTGVTSKDVVIDPDIGVSARLYLPNLPDTPPKKLPVFVYFHGGGFVVGSAFSPTTHAYLNSLVARANVIAVSVGYRLAPEHPLPTAYNDSWAVLEWIASHAPGGGAETLLAEHGDFQHVYLAGCSAGANIAHHMALRAGAEELGGGVRIEGVILVHPYFWGKEPFDAEIADMEIKKRMDGLWTLICPGTVGSDDSLINPVAEAAPSLKGLACERVLVCVAKLDLLRERGRTYYEELKGSGWGGEVELFESEGEDHAFHFEKLNSEKALELMARVVEFANGN, encoded by the coding sequence ATGGATCCTGACACCGAAATCCAATTCGAGTTCTTCCCTTTCATCCGCCAGTACAAGAGCGGCCGCACCGAACGCTTCTTTCCCATCGACAAAGTTCCCCCAGCCGTCGATCCCGACACCGGCGTCACCTCCAAAGACGTCGTCATCGACCCGGACATCGGCGTCTCCGCCCGCCTCTACCTCCCCAATCTCCCCGACACCCCTCCGAAAAAGCTTCCAGTCTTCGTCTACTTCCACGGCGGAGGCTTCGTCGTCGGCTCCGCCTTCAGCCCCACCACCCACGCGTACCTCAACTCCCTCGTAGCCCGAGCCAACGTCATCGCCGTCTCGGTGGGCTACCGCCTGGCCCCCGAGCACCCGCTTCCCACAGCCTACAACGACTCCTGGGCGGTGCTGGAATGGATCGCCTCCCACGCCCCTGGCGGCGGCGCCGAGACATTGCTGGCCGAGCATGGAGATTTCCAGCACGTCTACTTGGCGGGATGCAGCGCGGGCGCCAACATAGCCCATCACATGGCGCTGCGCGCAGGAGCGGAGGAGCTCGGAGGTGGGGTGAGGATAGAAGGGGTAATATTGGTCCATCCCTATTTCTGGGGCAAAGAACCATTTGATGCAGAGATCGCGGATATGGAAATAAAGAAGAGGATGGATGGGCTCTGGACACTCATTTGCCCTGGGACGGTGGGGTCGGACGACTCGCTGATTAACCCGGTGGCGGAGGCGGCGCCGAGCTTGAAGGGATTGGCGTGCGAGCGCGTGCTGGTTTGTGTCGCGAAGTTGGATCTGTTGAGGGAGAGGGGGAGGACGTACTACGAGGAGTTGAAGGGAAGTGGATGGGGAGGGGAAGTGGAGTTGTTTGAGTCCGAGGGGGAGGATCATGCGTTCCACTTCGAGAAGCTCAACTCTGAGAAAGCTTTGGAGCTTATGGCGCGTGTGGTTGAGTTTGCAAATGGCAATTGA